The Streptomyces sp. NBC_01197 genome window below encodes:
- a CDS encoding helix-turn-helix domain-containing protein: protein MPQRRLVTSRSQEPRQRFAEELRKLRAERGVNLRQLGERLGWDHSLFGKMEKGETLGGPEVVQALDHYFGTQGLLLVLWELATGDRTQFRERYRRYMTLEADAVSLWHFAVSVLPGLLQTPGYARAILAAGGIQEPELKQQVEARMGRRELLEGPGAPPFRVIVSEVVLRTAPSDVNAWREQLEYLVEVMERPNITLHVLPFSAGMHGLDSTAVKFLRLPDSRTVAYVENAYRGELIEECGPVEHLQRAYDAMRDLTLSPAESRKFVLRMLEEVPCDPSI from the coding sequence ATGCCGCAGCGACGCCTTGTCACCAGCCGCAGCCAGGAGCCGCGCCAGCGGTTCGCGGAGGAGTTACGGAAACTGCGCGCCGAGCGGGGCGTCAATCTGCGGCAGCTCGGCGAGCGGCTGGGCTGGGACCACTCGCTCTTCGGGAAGATGGAGAAGGGGGAGACGCTGGGCGGGCCTGAGGTGGTCCAGGCGTTGGACCATTACTTCGGTACGCAAGGGTTGTTGCTCGTTCTGTGGGAGCTGGCCACGGGGGACCGTACGCAGTTCCGGGAGCGGTACCGGAGGTATATGACCCTGGAGGCTGATGCGGTCAGCCTCTGGCACTTCGCGGTGAGCGTGCTGCCCGGTCTGCTTCAGACTCCCGGGTATGCGCGGGCGATTCTGGCAGCGGGCGGGATTCAGGAGCCTGAGCTGAAGCAGCAGGTGGAAGCGCGGATGGGGCGGCGGGAACTGCTGGAAGGGCCGGGTGCGCCTCCGTTTCGCGTCATCGTGTCCGAGGTGGTGCTGCGGACCGCCCCGAGCGATGTGAACGCATGGAGAGAGCAGTTGGAGTACTTGGTCGAGGTGATGGAGCGCCCGAACATCACGCTTCATGTGCTGCCTTTCAGTGCAGGTATGCATGGCTTGGACAGCACCGCCGTGAAGTTCCTGCGACTGCCGGACTCGCGAACCGTGGCCTATGTCGAAAACGCCTATCGGGGCGAACTCATCGAAGAATGCGGACCGGTTGAGCACCTGCAACGTGCGTACGATGCAATGCGCGACCTGACGCTGTCCCCGGCCGAGTCGCGGAAGTTCGTCCTGCGCATGTTGGAGGAAGTGCCGTGCGATCCCTCGATCTGA
- a CDS encoding DUF397 domain-containing protein: MRSLDLSITKWRKSSYSNSTGGDCIEVGDGCATVVPVRDSKNPDGQVLAFAVGGWASFVSAVKSGEIRA, encoded by the coding sequence GTGCGATCCCTCGATCTGAGCATCACCAAGTGGCGTAAGAGCAGTTACAGCAACTCGACCGGAGGCGATTGCATCGAGGTGGGCGACGGCTGCGCCACCGTCGTGCCGGTCCGGGACAGCAAGAACCCGGACGGACAGGTGCTCGCGTTCGCCGTGGGCGGCTGGGCTTCATTCGTCTCCGCTGTGAAGAGCGGCGAGATACGCGCCTGA